In Streptomyces ambofaciens ATCC 23877, a single genomic region encodes these proteins:
- a CDS encoding MMPL family transporter: protein MATFLYKLGRLAFRRRHFVALIWVALLTLAGVGAASAPPAGTTSFSIPGTEAQKAFDLLEERFPGQSADGATARVVFKAPSGEKMTDAAHKATVEKAVADLADGSEVASVADPYQGKAVSKDGAIAYASVRYDVSGMELEDSTKDALEDAAQQARDAGLTVEVGGDALQAVPHTGATEVIGIAVAAVVLVITFGSLVAAGLPLLTALIGVGIGVSSITALASALELGSTTSILAMMIGLAVGIDYALFIVSRYRAELAEGREREEAAGRAVGTAGSAVVFAGLTVVIALVGLAVVNIPMLTKMGVAAAATVAIAVLIALTMVPALLGYAGRRVKPTGAKSRLLGGGRKKKDAQAEGGPAKANLGTRWASFVVRRPLAVLLLGVVGLGAAAVPAASLELGLPDDGSQPTSTTQRRAYDLLSEGFGPGFNGPLMVVVDARGSDAPQQVFTDVSNEIKGLDDVVAVTPPAPNKAGDTATITVIPDSKPSSVQTEDLVHAIRDAGGAVEADTGAQTLVTGSTAMNIDVSQKLNDALVPYLVLVVGLAFLLLIVVFRSILVPLKAALGFLLSVMAALGAVVAVFQWGWLSGLMGVEETGPVMSMMPIFMVGVVFGLAMDYEVFLVTRMREAYVHGEKPHQAVVTGFKHGARVVTAAAVIMMAVFAGFIGSSEAMVKMIGFGLAIAVFFDAFVVRMALVPAVLALLGGKAWWLPKWLDRALPNVDVEGEGLRTAEERGSGPEEDRELART, encoded by the coding sequence GTGGCAACGTTCCTCTACAAACTCGGCCGGCTCGCCTTCCGCCGACGGCACTTCGTCGCCCTGATATGGGTGGCCCTGCTGACGCTCGCCGGCGTCGGTGCGGCCAGTGCCCCGCCCGCCGGCACCACCTCCTTCTCCATCCCCGGCACCGAGGCCCAGAAGGCCTTCGACCTGCTCGAAGAGCGCTTCCCGGGACAGAGCGCCGACGGGGCCACCGCGCGCGTGGTCTTCAAGGCGCCGTCCGGCGAGAAGATGACGGACGCCGCCCACAAGGCCACCGTCGAGAAGGCCGTCGCCGATCTGGCCGACGGCTCCGAGGTCGCCTCGGTCGCCGACCCCTACCAGGGCAAGGCCGTCAGCAAGGACGGCGCGATCGCCTACGCGTCGGTGCGGTACGACGTCTCCGGCATGGAGCTGGAGGACTCCACCAAGGACGCCCTGGAGGACGCCGCCCAGCAGGCGCGTGACGCCGGGCTGACCGTCGAGGTCGGCGGTGACGCGCTCCAGGCCGTCCCGCACACCGGCGCCACCGAGGTCATCGGCATCGCGGTGGCCGCCGTCGTCCTCGTCATCACCTTCGGCTCGCTGGTCGCGGCCGGACTGCCCCTGCTCACGGCCCTGATCGGCGTCGGCATCGGCGTCTCCTCCATCACGGCCCTCGCCAGCGCGCTGGAGCTGGGCTCCACCACCTCCATCCTGGCGATGATGATCGGTCTCGCGGTCGGCATCGACTACGCCCTTTTCATCGTCTCCCGTTACCGCGCCGAACTCGCCGAGGGACGTGAGCGCGAGGAGGCCGCGGGCCGGGCGGTCGGCACCGCCGGCTCGGCGGTCGTCTTCGCCGGCCTCACGGTCGTCATCGCCCTGGTGGGCCTCGCGGTCGTCAACATCCCGATGCTGACCAAGATGGGCGTCGCGGCGGCCGCCACCGTCGCCATCGCGGTCCTGATCGCCCTGACGATGGTCCCCGCGCTGCTCGGTTACGCCGGCCGCCGGGTCAAGCCGACCGGTGCGAAGAGCAGGCTGCTGGGCGGCGGCAGGAAGAAGAAGGACGCGCAGGCCGAGGGCGGACCCGCCAAGGCCAACCTCGGCACCCGCTGGGCGAGCTTCGTCGTCCGCCGTCCGCTGGCCGTCCTGCTGCTGGGCGTCGTCGGTCTCGGGGCCGCCGCCGTCCCCGCGGCCTCCCTGGAACTGGGCCTGCCCGACGACGGCTCGCAGCCGACGTCCACGACCCAGCGCCGGGCCTACGACCTGCTCTCGGAGGGCTTCGGCCCCGGCTTCAACGGGCCGCTGATGGTCGTCGTGGACGCCCGGGGCAGCGACGCCCCCCAGCAGGTGTTCACCGACGTCTCGAACGAGATCAAGGGGCTCGACGACGTCGTGGCGGTGACCCCGCCCGCGCCCAACAAGGCCGGCGACACCGCGACGATCACCGTGATCCCGGACTCCAAGCCGTCCTCCGTGCAGACCGAGGACCTGGTGCACGCCATCCGCGACGCGGGCGGCGCCGTCGAGGCCGACACGGGGGCGCAGACCCTGGTCACCGGTTCGACGGCGATGAACATCGACGTCAGCCAGAAGCTGAACGACGCGCTGGTGCCGTACCTGGTCCTGGTCGTCGGCCTGGCCTTCCTCCTGCTGATCGTGGTCTTCCGTTCGATCCTGGTCCCGCTGAAGGCGGCCCTCGGCTTCCTGCTCTCCGTCATGGCGGCCCTCGGCGCGGTCGTCGCGGTCTTCCAGTGGGGCTGGCTGTCCGGCCTGATGGGCGTCGAGGAGACCGGTCCGGTCATGTCGATGATGCCGATCTTCATGGTCGGCGTGGTCTTCGGCCTGGCGATGGACTACGAGGTCTTCCTGGTCACCCGCATGCGGGAGGCCTACGTCCACGGCGAGAAGCCCCACCAGGCGGTCGTCACCGGGTTCAAGCACGGCGCGAGGGTTGTTACAGCGGCGGCGGTCATCATGATGGCGGTCTTCGCGGGCTTCATCGGCTCCAGCGAGGCGATGGTCAAGATGATCGGCTTCGGGCTGGCGATCGCCGTCTTCTTCGACGCGTTCGTCGTCCGCATGGCCCTCGTCCCGGCGGTCCTCGCGCTGCTCGGCGGGAAGGCCTGGTGGCTGCCGAAGTGGCTGGACCGCGCGCTGCCCAACGTGGACGTCGAGGGTGAGGGCCTGCGCACGGCCGAGGAACGGGGCTCGGGCCCCGAGGAGGACCGGGAACTGGCCCGCACCTGA
- a CDS encoding RNA polymerase sigma-70 factor, with product MGEGSERADGGTVPVHGGGTDAATGAFVAHRALLFTVAYEMLGSAADAEDVLQETWLRWVNVDLGQVREPRAYLVRIATRQAIDRLRTLSRRREAYVGPWLPEPLLTAPDVAENVELAESVSMAMLLVLETLAPVERAVFVLREVFELDYGEIAEAVGKSPAAVRQIAYRARGHVAARRPRTAISPAETRAALEAFRHAVASGDLQTLIDILAPEVVYLGDGGGARQATPRPVVGAGDVARLLVLGLPTLDGAFLETVQINGCPALLVRRGEEVDGVVTMRVENGLITAFYSVRNPEKLAHVERETALSR from the coding sequence ATGGGCGAGGGCAGTGAGCGGGCGGACGGCGGGACCGTGCCGGTCCACGGCGGCGGGACCGACGCGGCCACCGGGGCGTTCGTCGCCCACCGCGCCCTGCTGTTCACGGTCGCCTACGAGATGCTCGGTTCGGCCGCCGACGCCGAGGACGTCCTGCAGGAGACGTGGCTGCGCTGGGTGAACGTCGACCTCGGCCAGGTGCGCGAACCGCGCGCCTACCTGGTGCGCATCGCGACGCGGCAGGCGATCGACCGGCTGCGCACGCTCAGCCGGCGCAGGGAGGCCTACGTCGGTCCCTGGCTGCCCGAGCCGCTGCTGACCGCTCCGGACGTGGCCGAGAACGTCGAACTGGCCGAGAGCGTCTCGATGGCGATGCTGCTCGTGCTGGAGACGCTCGCGCCCGTCGAGCGGGCGGTGTTCGTGCTGCGCGAGGTCTTCGAGCTGGACTACGGGGAGATCGCCGAGGCGGTCGGCAAGAGCCCGGCCGCCGTCCGTCAGATCGCCTACCGCGCACGGGGGCACGTCGCCGCGCGCCGCCCCCGCACGGCCATCTCCCCGGCCGAGACCCGAGCCGCGCTCGAGGCGTTCCGGCACGCGGTCGCCTCCGGCGACCTGCAGACCCTGATCGACATCCTCGCCCCGGAGGTGGTCTACCTGGGCGACGGCGGCGGGGCCAGGCAGGCCACGCCGCGGCCCGTCGTGGGCGCCGGCGACGTGGCCCGCCTGCTGGTGCTCGGACTGCCCACCCTCGACGGCGCCTTTCTGGAGACCGTCCAGATCAACGGCTGCCCGGCGCTGCTCGTGCGGCGCGGCGAGGAGGTCGACGGCGTCGTGACGATGCGTGTCGAGAACGGCCTGATCACCGCGTTCTACTCCGTGCGCAACCCCGAGAAGCTGGCGCACGTGGAGCGGGAGACCGCGCTGAGCCGCTGA
- a CDS encoding energy-coupling factor ABC transporter ATP-binding protein: protein MEPVNTAADTAPASLEVSGLAFAYPDGHQALFGVDFSVARGERVALLGPNGAGKTTLVLHLNGILGGGTGTVTVAGLPVERRTMAEVRRRVGIVFQDPDDQLFMPTVREDVAFGPAAAGLKGAELEACVDRALGLVGMAEFRDRPPHHLSFGQRRRVAVATVLAMEPEILVLDEPSSNLDPASRRELADILRSLDVTVLMVTHDLPYALELCPRALILSDGVIAADGPTAGLLSDDALMRAHRLELPFGFDPRSVSTRR from the coding sequence ATGGAGCCTGTGAACACCGCCGCCGACACCGCGCCCGCCTCCCTGGAGGTCTCCGGCCTCGCCTTCGCCTACCCGGACGGGCACCAGGCCCTCTTCGGCGTGGACTTCTCCGTCGCCCGCGGCGAGCGGGTCGCGCTGCTCGGCCCGAACGGCGCGGGCAAGACGACCCTGGTCCTCCACCTCAACGGCATCCTCGGCGGCGGCACCGGCACGGTCACGGTCGCCGGGCTGCCCGTGGAGCGGCGCACCATGGCGGAGGTCCGGCGCCGGGTCGGCATCGTCTTCCAGGACCCCGACGACCAGCTCTTCATGCCGACCGTGCGCGAGGACGTGGCGTTCGGGCCGGCGGCGGCCGGGCTGAAGGGGGCGGAACTGGAGGCCTGCGTGGACCGGGCACTCGGCCTGGTCGGCATGGCGGAGTTCAGGGACCGGCCCCCGCACCACCTCTCCTTCGGCCAGCGGCGCCGGGTGGCGGTGGCGACCGTGCTCGCGATGGAGCCCGAGATCCTGGTCCTGGACGAGCCCTCCTCCAACCTGGACCCGGCCTCCCGGCGCGAACTCGCCGACATTCTGCGCTCCCTGGACGTGACGGTCCTGATGGTCACCCACGACCTGCCCTACGCCCTGGAGCTGTGCCCCCGGGCCCTGATCCTCAGCGACGGTGTGATCGCCGCGGACGGCCCGACCGCCGGCCTGCTCTCCGACGACGCGCTGATGCGCGCCCACCGCCTGGAGCTGCCCTTCGGCTTCGACCCGCGGTCGGTGTCGACGCGCCGGTGA
- a CDS encoding YbaK/EbsC family protein, with translation MTTTEGTSDAPAAHPRFAEALRGLGLADLVARARRFPEATRTAAEAAAAIGCELSQICKSLVFAADGVPVLVLMDGASRVDLERVREELGAGKVTRAGADVVRETTGYAIGGVPPFGHRERTRVLADRSLLAHEVVWAAAGTPYAVFPMEPKELVATAGATLVDVRERAE, from the coding sequence ATGACTACGACCGAGGGCACCTCCGACGCCCCTGCCGCCCACCCCCGGTTCGCCGAGGCCCTGCGCGGACTGGGCCTCGCCGACCTGGTGGCACGGGCGCGGCGCTTCCCGGAGGCCACGCGCACCGCCGCCGAGGCCGCCGCCGCGATCGGGTGCGAGCTGAGCCAGATCTGCAAGTCGCTCGTCTTCGCCGCCGACGGCGTGCCCGTCCTGGTCCTCATGGACGGCGCCTCCCGCGTCGACCTGGAGCGGGTCCGCGAGGAACTCGGCGCCGGCAAGGTCACGCGGGCCGGGGCCGACGTCGTACGGGAGACCACCGGGTACGCGATCGGGGGCGTCCCGCCCTTCGGCCACCGCGAGCGGACCCGGGTGCTCGCCGACCGGTCCCTCCTCGCGCACGAGGTCGTCTGGGCCGCCGCCGGCACCCCGTACGCCGTCTTCCCGATGGAGCCGAAGGAACTCGTCGCCACCGCCGGTGCCACCCTCGTGGACGTGCGCGAGCGCGCCGAGTGA
- a CDS encoding DUF1876 domain-containing protein gives MMHTAVGWHVELEFMEDDQHTRAVAMVRLPDGSEVRAHGHASRHRVDARQPRVGEEVAGARALNELAMQLLTKAHEEIDAASGRTSHPIHV, from the coding sequence ATGATGCACACCGCAGTGGGATGGCACGTCGAGCTGGAGTTCATGGAGGACGACCAGCACACGCGGGCGGTCGCGATGGTGCGGCTCCCCGACGGCAGTGAGGTCCGCGCGCACGGGCACGCCAGCCGGCACCGCGTCGACGCCCGGCAGCCGCGGGTCGGCGAGGAGGTGGCGGGGGCACGCGCCCTGAACGAGCTGGCGATGCAACTGCTCACCAAGGCGCACGAGGAGATCGACGCGGCGTCGGGGAGGACGTCCCACCCGATCCACGTCTGA
- a CDS encoding MFS transporter, giving the protein MEVTATTKARAGGADPRRWSALFFIGLAQLMIVLDGTVVNIALPTLQRDLGISDGDRQWIITAYTLAFGSLLLLGGRIADYTGRKRAFLIGLLGFAGASALGGAAGGFEALLVARAAQGAFAALLGPSALSLLTVMFTEPKERAKAFGIWGAITAAAGAIGLLAGGALTEYLDWRWCLYISVPIALAAVVGGGALLTESRHEGRVRFDVPGVLLVTGGLLALVYGTARAESDGWGSAPVVCLLAGGGVLLAVFALVESRVPSPLLPLRVIADRTRGGAYLGAGLAFIGMFGAFLFMTYYLQAVKGYSPVRTGVAFLPMTVAVLLSAGGLTARLLPRVPPRALMVPGMLVLASGMLWLLTVDPGTSYARGVLVAGLLSGFGAGLIMPVAYDYATHGVDPGDAGIASAGVNTAQQTGSSLGTALLNTIAASTTADHLDTHAPQGADPAFAKQAVMEGFQTAGVWAAGIITVGALIAAFLMNTPRPGPAAPADDAGSGEGPRDAAERSEPVPSRP; this is encoded by the coding sequence ATGGAAGTCACGGCAACCACGAAGGCGCGGGCCGGCGGGGCCGATCCGCGCCGCTGGTCCGCGCTGTTCTTCATCGGGCTGGCCCAGCTGATGATCGTCCTGGACGGCACGGTGGTGAACATCGCGCTGCCCACGCTCCAGCGGGACCTGGGGATCTCCGACGGCGACCGGCAGTGGATCATCACCGCGTACACGCTCGCGTTCGGCAGTCTCCTGCTGCTCGGCGGACGGATCGCGGACTACACCGGGCGCAAGCGGGCCTTCCTGATCGGGCTGCTCGGTTTCGCAGGTGCGTCGGCCCTCGGCGGCGCGGCCGGCGGCTTCGAGGCGTTGCTGGTCGCCCGGGCCGCGCAGGGCGCGTTCGCCGCGCTGCTCGGCCCGTCCGCGCTCTCGCTGCTGACCGTGATGTTCACCGAGCCGAAGGAGCGCGCCAAGGCGTTCGGGATCTGGGGCGCGATCACCGCCGCCGCCGGCGCCATCGGGCTGCTGGCCGGGGGTGCGCTGACCGAGTACCTGGACTGGCGCTGGTGCCTGTACATCAGTGTCCCGATCGCCCTGGCCGCGGTGGTCGGCGGCGGCGCCCTGCTCACCGAGTCACGGCACGAGGGCAGGGTCCGGTTCGACGTCCCCGGTGTGCTCCTGGTGACCGGCGGCCTGCTCGCGCTGGTGTACGGCACCGCCCGGGCCGAGTCCGACGGGTGGGGCTCGGCCCCGGTGGTGTGCCTGCTGGCAGGGGGTGGGGTGCTGCTCGCCGTCTTCGCCCTCGTGGAGAGCCGCGTGCCGTCACCGCTGCTGCCGTTGCGGGTGATCGCCGACCGGACCCGCGGCGGCGCCTACCTGGGTGCGGGACTGGCCTTCATCGGCATGTTCGGGGCGTTCCTGTTCATGACCTACTACCTGCAGGCCGTCAAGGGATACTCGCCGGTCCGCACGGGTGTGGCCTTCCTGCCGATGACCGTGGCGGTCCTGCTGTCCGCCGGCGGGCTCACCGCTCGCCTGCTGCCCAGGGTCCCGCCGCGGGCCCTGATGGTGCCCGGCATGCTCGTCCTCGCCTCCGGCATGCTCTGGCTGCTCACCGTCGACCCCGGCACCTCCTACGCCCGTGGTGTCCTGGTCGCCGGGCTGCTGTCCGGATTCGGCGCGGGCCTGATCATGCCGGTGGCCTACGACTACGCCACCCACGGCGTCGACCCCGGCGACGCGGGCATCGCCTCCGCCGGCGTCAACACGGCGCAGCAGACCGGAAGTTCGCTCGGGACCGCGCTGCTCAACACCATCGCCGCCAGTACGACCGCGGACCACCTGGACACGCACGCCCCGCAGGGCGCGGATCCGGCGTTCGCCAAGCAGGCGGTGATGGAGGGCTTCCAGACGGCCGGCGTGTGGGCCGCGGGCATCATCACCGTCGGTGCGCTGATCGCGGCCTTCCTGATGAACACCCCGCGCCCCGGGCCCGCGGCCCCCGCCGACGACGCCGGCAGCGGGGAAGGCCCGCGGGACGCCGCCGAACGGAGCGAGCCGGTACCCAGCCGTCCGTGA
- a CDS encoding DMT family transporter, with amino-acid sequence MTPLVTGAVLLAAVTHASWNAIAHRITDKLTGFALISGGGMLIGLALLPFTAVPAAGAWPYLLASAAIHLAYYALLMRSFRLGDFGQAYPIARGSAPLLVTVLAAVFAGEVPDGWATGGILLSCAGLTGVALWGLRGRRPDWAAIGAALATGVTIAAYTVVDGLGVRASGSSLGYIAWLMAVQGTALPAYFVYRHRAGAWALLRPQARLGLLGAVLSVTAYGLVLWAQTRAELAPIAALRESSILVGAAIGALFFRESFGAPRLAAAGLLVVGIGLMLHT; translated from the coding sequence GTGACCCCACTGGTCACCGGCGCCGTCCTGCTCGCCGCGGTGACGCACGCGAGCTGGAACGCGATCGCGCACCGCATCACGGACAAGCTGACCGGCTTCGCGCTGATATCGGGCGGCGGGATGCTCATCGGGCTCGCGCTGCTGCCGTTCACGGCCGTCCCGGCGGCCGGCGCGTGGCCCTACCTCCTGGCCTCCGCCGCGATCCACCTCGCGTACTACGCCCTGCTGATGCGCTCCTTCCGGCTGGGCGACTTCGGGCAGGCCTATCCGATCGCCCGCGGCAGCGCGCCCCTGCTGGTCACCGTCCTCGCCGCCGTCTTCGCGGGCGAGGTGCCGGACGGCTGGGCGACCGGCGGCATCCTGCTGTCCTGCGCCGGCCTGACCGGCGTCGCCCTGTGGGGGCTGCGGGGACGGCGGCCCGACTGGGCGGCCATCGGCGCGGCCCTGGCGACCGGGGTGACCATCGCGGCGTACACGGTGGTCGACGGGCTGGGCGTACGCGCCTCCGGGTCCTCCCTCGGGTACATCGCCTGGCTGATGGCGGTGCAGGGGACGGCCCTCCCGGCGTACTTCGTGTACCGCCACCGCGCCGGCGCCTGGGCGCTGCTGCGGCCGCAGGCGCGCCTCGGACTGCTCGGCGCGGTGCTCTCCGTCACCGCGTACGGGCTCGTCCTGTGGGCGCAGACCCGCGCCGAACTCGCGCCGATCGCGGCCCTGCGCGAGTCCTCGATCCTGGTCGGCGCGGCGATCGGGGCCCTCTTCTTCCGGGAGAGCTTCGGCGCGCCCCGTCTCGCGGCGGCGGGGCTCCTCGTCGTCGGGATCGGGCTGATGCTCCACACGTGA
- a CDS encoding SsgA family sporulation/cell division regulator: MSVVEQYARAHILTDADLPDEDDGGAIPVVLRYDPDRDPRSVCVALPARGAGRGFREWTFERALLEQGLRAPAGTGEVRVWPCGRVQAVVEFHSPQGCSVVQFETKALMRFLRRTYTAVAQPVAH; this comes from the coding sequence ATGTCCGTAGTCGAACAGTACGCACGAGCCCACATCCTGACGGACGCGGATCTCCCCGACGAGGACGACGGCGGAGCGATACCCGTCGTCCTGCGCTACGACCCCGACCGCGACCCCCGGTCGGTGTGCGTCGCCCTCCCGGCGCGGGGCGCTGGGCGCGGCTTTCGCGAATGGACCTTCGAGCGGGCGCTGCTGGAGCAGGGCCTGCGCGCGCCCGCGGGGACCGGTGAGGTGCGGGTCTGGCCGTGCGGGCGGGTGCAGGCCGTCGTCGAGTTCCACTCCCCGCAGGGCTGCTCGGTGGTCCAGTTCGAGACCAAGGCCCTCATGCGCTTCCTGCGCCGCACCTACACGGCGGTGGCACAGCCGGTGGCCCACTGA
- a CDS encoding serine hydrolase domain-containing protein, whose amino-acid sequence MDVHGTVAGGFEPVRDAFARNFATLGERGAAVAVYRDGRKVVDLWGGTKHVDGAGGADDREPWRRGTAQIVRSATKGVAAAVPLLLHRRGELDLDAPVGEYWPEFKAHGKERVLVRHVLNHRAGLPVLDRPLTPEESLDPLRGPRAVAAQSPVWEPGTDHGYHALTYGWLLDELVRRVTGGRSAGEWIAEEIAGPLGLDLWVGLPAAEEAAGRAGRVGRLDEPEPSGSGPRLRPKRSVTEAYRDPASLTRRAFAAITPFPDQNDPAYRASALPASNGVATADGLARFYAALIGEVDGVTRNVRLFDTATMEAARAEESAGPDRVLVVPTRFGLGYMLHGSASPFLSPGSFGHPGRGGALGFADPESGVSFGYVTNGFRKSVTADPRAQALVRAVRASLDAG is encoded by the coding sequence GTGGACGTGCACGGCACGGTGGCCGGGGGTTTCGAGCCGGTCAGGGACGCGTTCGCACGGAACTTCGCGACGCTCGGGGAGCGGGGCGCGGCGGTCGCCGTGTACCGGGACGGGCGCAAGGTCGTGGACCTGTGGGGCGGCACGAAGCACGTCGACGGAGCGGGCGGCGCCGACGACCGGGAGCCGTGGCGCCGGGGCACCGCCCAGATCGTGCGCTCGGCGACGAAGGGGGTCGCCGCCGCCGTACCGCTGCTGCTGCACCGGCGCGGGGAGCTGGACCTGGACGCGCCGGTGGGCGAGTACTGGCCCGAGTTCAAGGCGCACGGCAAGGAGCGGGTGCTGGTCCGGCACGTGCTGAACCACCGGGCGGGGCTGCCGGTCCTGGACCGCCCGCTCACCCCCGAGGAGTCCCTCGACCCGCTGCGGGGCCCCCGGGCCGTCGCCGCGCAGTCACCCGTGTGGGAGCCGGGCACCGACCACGGCTACCACGCGCTGACGTACGGCTGGCTGCTCGACGAGCTGGTCCGCAGGGTGACGGGCGGGCGGAGCGCGGGTGAGTGGATCGCGGAGGAGATCGCCGGACCACTGGGCCTCGACCTGTGGGTGGGGCTGCCGGCCGCGGAGGAGGCGGCGGGCCGCGCCGGCCGGGTGGGGCGCCTCGACGAGCCCGAGCCGTCGGGGAGCGGGCCGCGCCTGCGCCCCAAGCGCTCCGTCACCGAGGCCTACCGGGACCCGGCCTCCCTCACCCGCCGCGCCTTCGCCGCGATCACGCCGTTCCCCGACCAGAACGACCCCGCGTACCGCGCCTCCGCCCTCCCGGCGTCCAACGGCGTCGCGACGGCGGACGGGCTGGCGCGCTTCTACGCCGCGCTGATCGGCGAGGTCGACGGCGTGACGCGGAACGTACGGCTGTTCGACACCGCCACGATGGAGGCGGCCCGTGCCGAGGAGTCGGCCGGACCGGACCGGGTGCTCGTCGTCCCCACCCGCTTCGGCCTCGGGTACATGCTGCACGGCAGCGCGTCCCCGTTCCTGTCGCCCGGCTCCTTCGGCCACCCGGGCCGCGGCGGCGCCCTCGGCTTCGCGGACCCGGAGTCGGGCGTCTCCTTCGGTTACGTCACCAACGGCTTCCGCAAGTCCGTGACGGCCGACCCGCGGGCCCAGGCGCTGGTGCGGGCGGTACGGGCGTCACTCGACGCGGGCTGA
- the cbiQ gene encoding cobalt ECF transporter T component CbiQ yields MGAGHAHRLYRHGHSPVHGLPPYTKLAAAFAFVIVVVSTPREAMWAFAVYALLLAAVAYAARVPAGFLLGRLLIEVPFVAFAVLMPFVAEGERTEVLGMSLSVNGLWGAWNVLAKGTLGVATSVLLASTTELRALLLGLQRLRLPPLLVQIASFMLRYGDVIADEMRRMRIARESRGFEARGVRHWGVLARSAGALFIRSYERGERVHLAMISRGYAGSMPVIDEVTASRAQWSYALALPVAALVVCLLGWSL; encoded by the coding sequence ATGGGCGCGGGCCACGCACACCGGCTCTACCGGCACGGGCACTCCCCCGTGCACGGTCTGCCGCCGTACACCAAGCTCGCCGCGGCCTTCGCCTTCGTGATCGTCGTGGTGTCGACGCCGCGCGAGGCGATGTGGGCCTTCGCCGTGTACGCGCTGCTGCTCGCGGCGGTGGCGTACGCGGCCCGCGTCCCGGCCGGCTTCCTGCTGGGGCGGCTGCTGATCGAGGTGCCGTTCGTCGCGTTCGCGGTGCTGATGCCGTTCGTGGCGGAGGGCGAGCGGACCGAGGTGCTCGGCATGTCGCTGAGCGTGAACGGCCTGTGGGGCGCCTGGAACGTCCTGGCCAAGGGCACCCTGGGCGTCGCCACCTCCGTACTCCTCGCGTCCACCACCGAGCTGCGCGCGCTGCTGCTCGGCCTCCAGCGTCTGAGGCTGCCGCCGCTGCTGGTGCAGATCGCGTCCTTCATGCTCCGGTACGGGGACGTCATCGCGGACGAGATGCGCCGGATGCGGATCGCCCGGGAGTCGCGCGGCTTCGAGGCGAGGGGCGTGCGGCACTGGGGTGTGCTCGCCAGGTCCGCCGGAGCGCTCTTCATCCGCTCCTACGAGCGCGGCGAGCGCGTCCACCTGGCCATGATCAGCCGCGGGTACGCCGGGTCGATGCCGGTGATCGACGAGGTGACCGCCTCCCGGGCGCAGTGGTCGTACGCGCTGGCCCTCCCCGTCGCCGCTCTCGTGGTCTGTCTGCTGGGATGGAGCCTGTGA
- a CDS encoding energy-coupling factor ABC transporter permease: MHVPDGFIDAPTSAVTGVVAAGAIAVSLRGARRELGGISRAERGGERTAPLAGLVAAFIFAVQMLNFPVAAGTSGHLLGGALAAILVGPYTGVLCVSVVLLLQGILFADGGLTALGVNITDMAIVTTVVAYALFRGLVKVLPRTRRSVTVASFVAALVSVPAAALAFTFLYWIGGTTDVAIGKVATAMIGVHVLIGVGEAAITALTVGAVVAVRPDLVYGARGLTQRLKLRVNGELVDAPAAEPVPAPARSHRTLWITGLVTSLVLAGFVSFYASADPDGLEKVAADKGIDEKTEEHASSGSPLADYGVEDIANARVSGGLAGVIGVGVTVFAGSAVFWSVRRRRDDDASPTNTHTDTDTTV; encoded by the coding sequence GTGCACGTACCTGACGGATTCATCGACGCCCCGACCTCCGCCGTCACCGGCGTCGTCGCGGCGGGCGCCATCGCGGTCAGCCTGCGCGGCGCGCGGCGTGAGCTCGGGGGCATCTCCCGCGCGGAGCGTGGGGGAGAACGAACGGCTCCCCTGGCGGGGCTGGTCGCGGCGTTCATCTTCGCGGTGCAGATGCTGAACTTCCCGGTCGCCGCCGGCACCAGCGGGCATCTGCTCGGCGGAGCCCTCGCCGCGATCCTCGTGGGCCCGTACACCGGGGTGCTGTGCGTCTCCGTCGTGCTGCTCCTGCAGGGCATCCTCTTCGCCGACGGCGGCCTGACCGCGCTCGGCGTCAACATCACCGACATGGCGATCGTCACCACGGTCGTCGCCTACGCCCTCTTCCGGGGTCTGGTGAAGGTCCTGCCCCGGACCCGCCGCTCGGTGACCGTCGCCTCCTTCGTCGCCGCCCTCGTCTCCGTCCCGGCCGCCGCCCTCGCCTTCACCTTCCTGTACTGGATCGGCGGCACCACCGACGTCGCCATCGGCAAGGTCGCCACCGCGATGATCGGCGTGCACGTGCTGATCGGCGTCGGCGAGGCCGCGATCACCGCACTGACCGTCGGCGCGGTCGTCGCCGTGCGCCCGGACCTCGTGTACGGCGCGCGCGGCCTGACGCAGCGGCTCAAGCTGCGCGTGAACGGCGAGCTCGTCGACGCCCCGGCGGCCGAGCCGGTCCCGGCCCCCGCCCGCTCGCACCGCACGCTGTGGATCACCGGCCTGGTCACCTCGCTGGTGCTGGCCGGCTTCGTCAGCTTCTACGCCTCCGCCGACCCCGACGGGCTGGAGAAGGTCGCCGCCGACAAGGGCATCGACGAGAAGACCGAGGAGCACGCGAGCTCCGGCTCCCCGCTCGCCGACTACGGCGTCGAGGACATCGCGAACGCCCGCGTCTCCGGGGGTCTCGCGGGCGTCATCGGAGTCGGCGTCACGGTCTTCGCGGGCAGCGCGGTGTTCTGGTCGGTGCGCAGGCGCCGTGACGACGACGCCTCCCCGACGAACACCCACACGGACACGGACACGACCGTCTGA